From a region of the Streptomyces tirandamycinicus genome:
- the rpmF gene encoding 50S ribosomal protein L32 produces the protein MAVPKRKMSRSNTRHRRAQWKAVTPQLVTVTVDGVPYRVPQRLAKAYERGLLRPEG, from the coding sequence ATGGCCGTACCCAAACGCAAGATGTCGCGCAGCAACACCCGCCACCGTCGCGCGCAGTGGAAGGCCGTGACGCCGCAACTGGTGACCGTCACGGTGGACGGCGTGCCGTACCGGGTTCCCCAGCGGCTGGCCAAGGCGTACGAGCGCGGTCTGCTGCGCCCCGAAGGCTGA